In Musa acuminata AAA Group cultivar baxijiao chromosome BXJ2-3, Cavendish_Baxijiao_AAA, whole genome shotgun sequence, the following proteins share a genomic window:
- the LOC103978369 gene encoding homeobox-leucine zipper protein GLABRA 2, with protein sequence MRKHQSSMNNNNIPPVKDFFASPALSLSLAGVFRNNAAAAAAEVEEGDEGSGGGGQGEQAGISGENSGAAGRSEEDRESNESQDDNREVGNKRKRKKYHRHTAEQIREMEALFKESPHPDEKQRQQLSKQLGLSARQVKFWFQNRRTQIKAVQERHENSLLKSEIEKLQEENRAMRETIKKACCPNCGIATLSKDTTMTTEEQQLRIENARLKAEIEKLRRMQGSIPDGNTSPSSSCSAGADQNKSSLDCYSGFLGLEKSKILEIVNVALDELIKMATAQGPLWVRSVETGREILNYDEYVKEFSPDNSRNGCLRNIEASRETGVVFFDMTRLVQAFMDVNQWKDLFPCMISKAAIVDVIFNGQADSKDGTLQLMFAEIQMLTPLVPTREIYFVRYCKKLSPSRWAILDISIDKLEENIDASLMKCRKRPSGCIIEDQDNGHCKVIWVEHMECQKSVIPTLFRSIVTNGLAFGARHWMATLRLQCERSVFFMATNVPTRDCNGVSTLAGRKSILKLGQRMTSIFCQNIGASGHRTWTKVSTKSGDEIRFTSRKNMNDPGEPPGLIICAVLSTWLPVPTMTLFDFLRDESRRAEWDIMLTPGPTQTTVNLAKGQDRGNSVTMHTTTSSERTNIWVLQDSSTNAYESMVVFAPVDIDGMQSVMTGCDSSSLAILPSGFSILPDGLETRPLVITSRPEERTLEGGSLLTIAFQILANSSPMAKLTMESVETVNTLVSCTLQNIKKALGCEDG encoded by the exons ATGAGAAAACACCAAAGCAGCATGAACAACAACAACATTCCTCCTGTCAAAGACTTCTTTGCATCCCCAGCGCTCTCCCTCTCTCTA GCAGGTGTATTCAGGAACAatgcagcggcggcagcagccgAGGTGGAGGAAGGGGACGAGGGGAGTGGTGGAGGGGGTCAAGGGGAGCAGGCAGGGATCAGCGGCGAGAACTCTGGGGCAGCAGGTCGATCCGAGGAAGACAGAGAGTCCAATGAATCACAGGATGACAACAGAGAGGTCGGaaacaagaggaagaggaagaagtatcATAGGCACACAGCTGAACAGATCAGAGAAATGGAGGC GTTGTTCAAGGAGTCACCCCATCCAGACGAGAAGCAGAGGCAGCAGTTGAGCAAGCAGCTAGGCCTTTCTGCCAGGCAGGTCAAGTTCTGGTTTCAAAATCGACGAACCCAGATCAAG GCGGTGCAGGAGCGGCATGAGAACTCTCTACTGAAATCTGAGATAGAGAAACTGCAGGAGGAAAACCGTGCCATGAGAGAGACGATAAAGAAAGCGTGCTGTCCCAATTGTGGTATTGCAACCTTAAGCAAGGACACCACCATGACCACAGAGGAACAACAACTTCGTATCGAAAATGCCAGGCTAAAAGCAGAG ATAGAAAAACTACGTCGAATGCAAGGAAGCATCCCAGATGGAAACACTTCACCAAGTTCATCATGCTCTGCAGGCGCCGATCAAAACAAGAGCTCATTAGATTGTTATAGTGGATTCTTGGGTCTTGAGAAATCTAAAATTTTAGAGATCGTCAATGTTGCCCTGGACGAGCTGATCAAGATGGCTACTGCCCAGGGACCCTTGTGGGTTCGAAGTGTTGAGACCGGAAGGGAGATACTTAACTATGATGAGTATGTTAAAGAATTCTCACCCGATAATTCAAGAAATGGATGTCTCAGGAATATTGAGGCTTCCAGAGAGACTGGTGTTGTCTTCTTTGACATGACAAGGCTCGTACAAGCCTTCATGGATGTG AACCAATGGAAGGACTTATTTCCTTGTATGATCTCCAAGGCTGCCATAGTTGATGTCATTTTCAATGGACAGGCTGACAGTAAAGATGGTACCTTACAACTG ATGTTTGCAGAAATTCAGATGCTTACACCTTTGGTGCCAACAAGAGAAATCTACTTTGTGAGGTACTGCAAGAAACTAAGCCCTAGTAGGTgggcaattttagacatatccatTGACAAACTTGAAGAAAACATAGATGCATCACTCATGAAGTGTAGGAAGCGCCCATCAGGCTGTATAATAGAGGACCAAGACAATGGTCACTGCAAG GTGATTTGGGTAGAACACATGGAATGCCAAAAAAGTGTAATTCCAACACTATTTCGCTCGATTGTTACCAATGGCCTGGCTTTTGGGGCTAGACACTGGATGGCAACACTACGACTGCAATGTGAAAGATCAGTTTTCTTCATGGCCACTAATGTTCCCACAAGAGACTGTAATG GAGTCTCCACACTGGCTGGAAGAAAGAGCATCCTGAAGCTTGGACAAAGAATGACTTCAATCTTTTGCCAGAACATCGGTGCATCAGGACACCGCACATGGACCAAGGTATCGACAAAGAGTGGAGATGAAATTCGATTCACATCAAGGAAGAATATGAATGATCCTGGTGAGCCTCCAGGACTGATCATCTGTGCAGTTCTGTCGACATGGCTGCCTGTTCCTACAATGACTCTATTTGATTTCTTGAGAGATGAATCAAGAAGAGCTGAA TGGGACATCATGCTTACACCAGGCCCTACTCAAACAACGGTGAATTTAGCAAAGGGCCAAGATCGTGGAAACTCTGTTACGATGCAT ACAACAACTTCATCAGAGAGGACTAACATTTGGGTTCTTCAAGATAGCAGCACTAACGCTTATGAGTCAATGGTGGTTTTTGCTCCTGTGGACATTGATGGCATGCAATCAGTGATGACTGGGTGCGATTCTAGTAGCTTGGCTATATTGCCATCAGGATTTTCTATACTTCCTGATGGGCTTGAGACCAGGCCTCTCGTGATCACATCTAGGCCAGAGGAGAGGACACTGGAAGGAGGATCTTTGCTTACAATAGCATTCCAAATTCTTGCCAATTCCTCACCCATGGCGAAGCTAACAATGGAATCAGTGGAAACTGTGAACACACTTGTTTCATGCACACTGCAGAATATCAAGAAAGCACTGGGCTGTGAAGATGGGTAA